From a single Bradyrhizobium sediminis genomic region:
- the lepB gene encoding signal peptidase I, producing MSINKQSVMPKTAGWRAQAVQLAAIVMVVFVAKGALAEPFYVPSGSMEPTLLIGDALLASKFPYGYGTASLPIRVNLPETGRVFAGTPKRGDVVVFRWPGDRSQAWVKRVVGLPGDRIQLRQGQLFVNDHAAELKPDGIGRSEDDAGGGEPAYRYIETLPGGVSHAIFKMRDNGRLDNTPEVTVPPGKLFVLGDNRDNSADSRVAVRDGGVGLLPLDNLVGRADAVVGSWNLGIRGQPVWTWLSGFRIARFFTAVH from the coding sequence ATGAGCATCAACAAGCAATCGGTCATGCCGAAGACGGCCGGCTGGCGCGCCCAAGCCGTCCAGCTCGCGGCGATCGTGATGGTCGTGTTCGTCGCCAAGGGCGCGCTCGCCGAGCCGTTTTATGTGCCGTCAGGCTCGATGGAGCCGACGCTGTTGATCGGCGACGCGCTGCTGGCGTCGAAATTTCCTTACGGCTACGGCACCGCCTCGCTGCCGATCAGGGTCAACCTGCCCGAGACCGGACGCGTGTTCGCAGGCACGCCGAAGCGCGGCGACGTCGTGGTGTTCCGCTGGCCGGGCGACCGCTCGCAGGCCTGGGTCAAGCGCGTGGTAGGCTTGCCCGGCGATCGCATCCAGCTGCGGCAGGGCCAGCTCTTCGTCAACGATCATGCGGCCGAGCTGAAGCCGGACGGCATCGGCCGATCCGAGGACGATGCCGGCGGCGGCGAGCCGGCTTATCGCTATATCGAGACCCTGCCCGGCGGCGTCAGCCACGCGATTTTCAAGATGCGCGACAACGGCCGGCTCGACAACACGCCCGAGGTGACGGTGCCGCCGGGAAAACTGTTCGTGCTCGGCGATAACCGCGACAATTCCGCCGACAGCCGCGTGGCCGTGCGCGACGGCGGCGTCGGCTTGCTACCGCTCGACAATCTGGTCGGCCGCGCCGACGCCGTGGTCGGCTCCTGGAACCTCGGCATCCGCGGCCAGCCGGTCTGGACCTGGCTGTCGGGCTTCAGGATCGCGCGGTTTTTCACCGCGGTGCATTGA
- a CDS encoding glutamate--cysteine ligase, translated as MARDQIDMTPLQSRDELVAWLSAGVKPASEFRIGTEHEKTPFTLEGHHPVPYEGAHGIGALLEGMQLLLGWEPIMERGNIIGLYDVTGGGAISLEPGGQFELSGAPVETVHQTQSELMAHLAQVREIAAPLGIGFLGLGMTPSWSRAQIPVMPKGRYKIMTNYMPKVGQYGLDMMYRTCTVQTNLDFSSEADMVKKLRVSVALQPVATALFANSPFTEGKPNGFLSFRSEIWRDTDNARAGMIPWAFEDGMGFERWVDYALDVPMYFVKRGDDYIDVSGSSFRDFFEGRNSAFPGERPTLSDWANHLSTIFPEVRLKRYLEMRGADGVPWGRLPALPAFWVGLLYDDTSLDAAWDLVKHWNAAERQALRDDVPRFGFKARIKDRYLFEIARECLTLAHAGLRRRGRIDHLGRDESRHLEPLDQIIDSGQTPAEEMLAKFHGPWHGSVEPAYDEYAF; from the coding sequence ATGGCGCGTGATCAGATCGATATGACGCCGCTGCAATCGCGCGACGAATTGGTTGCGTGGTTGTCGGCGGGCGTGAAGCCTGCTTCCGAGTTCCGGATCGGGACCGAGCACGAGAAGACCCCGTTCACGCTCGAGGGCCATCATCCCGTGCCTTACGAAGGCGCGCACGGCATCGGCGCTCTCCTGGAGGGCATGCAGCTATTGCTCGGCTGGGAACCGATCATGGAACGCGGCAACATCATCGGCCTGTATGATGTCACCGGCGGCGGCGCGATTTCGCTGGAGCCCGGCGGGCAGTTCGAATTGTCCGGCGCGCCGGTCGAGACCGTGCACCAGACCCAGTCCGAATTGATGGCGCATCTGGCGCAGGTGCGCGAGATCGCAGCCCCCCTCGGCATCGGTTTTCTCGGGCTCGGTATGACGCCGTCATGGTCGCGGGCGCAGATCCCCGTGATGCCCAAGGGCCGCTACAAGATCATGACCAACTACATGCCGAAGGTCGGTCAGTACGGCCTCGACATGATGTACCGGACCTGCACGGTGCAGACCAATCTCGACTTCTCCTCGGAAGCCGACATGGTCAAGAAGCTGCGCGTCTCGGTCGCGTTGCAGCCGGTCGCCACCGCTTTGTTCGCCAATTCGCCGTTCACCGAAGGCAAGCCCAACGGCTTCCTGTCGTTCCGCTCGGAGATCTGGCGCGATACCGACAATGCCCGCGCCGGCATGATCCCATGGGCGTTCGAGGACGGCATGGGGTTCGAACGCTGGGTCGATTATGCGCTCGACGTTCCCATGTATTTCGTCAAGCGCGGCGACGACTATATCGATGTCTCCGGCTCGTCGTTCCGCGACTTCTTCGAGGGCAGGAATTCCGCGTTTCCCGGCGAGCGGCCGACGCTGTCGGACTGGGCCAATCACCTGTCGACGATCTTCCCCGAGGTGCGGCTGAAGCGATACCTGGAGATGCGAGGCGCCGACGGGGTGCCGTGGGGACGGCTGCCGGCGCTGCCGGCGTTCTGGGTCGGCCTGCTGTACGACGACACCAGCCTCGATGCCGCCTGGGACCTGGTGAAGCACTGGAACGCCGCGGAGCGCCAGGCGCTGCGCGACGACGTTCCGCGCTTCGGCTTCAAGGCGAGAATCAAGGATCGCTATCTGTTCGAGATCGCCAGGGAATGCCTGACGCTGGCGCATGCCGGCCTGAGGCGGCGCGGCCGCATCGACCACCTCGGCCGCGACGAAAGCCGTCATCTCGAGCCGCTGGACCAGATCATCGACTCCGGACAGACCCCCGCCGAGGAGATGCTGGCGAAATTTCACGGCCCCTGGCACGGCTCGGTGGAACCGGCCTATGACGAATACGCTTTCTAG
- the gstA gene encoding glutathione transferase GstA, with product MKLYYSPGACSLSPHIALLEAGLPYDLVKVDLRAKKLENGDDYLKINPKGQVPALALDNGDLVTEGPVIVQMIADKVSGKNLAPARDSAERYKLLEWLNYVGTELHKNFGPMFSPVLADDAKAFFKDRVMGKFKHLDGQLAGHDYLMGKQFTVADCYLFTMLSWADRMKFDLSGLPNLLAYKARVAARPAVQEALTKEGLMKAAA from the coding sequence ATGAAACTGTATTATTCGCCCGGCGCCTGCTCGCTCTCCCCCCATATCGCGCTGCTGGAAGCAGGTCTTCCCTACGATCTGGTCAAGGTCGATCTGCGCGCCAAGAAGCTCGAGAACGGCGACGACTACCTGAAGATCAACCCGAAGGGCCAGGTCCCGGCGCTCGCGCTCGACAACGGCGATCTGGTGACCGAAGGCCCGGTCATCGTGCAGATGATCGCCGACAAGGTTTCAGGAAAGAACCTCGCGCCCGCCCGCGACAGCGCCGAGCGCTACAAGCTCCTGGAGTGGCTCAACTACGTCGGCACCGAACTGCACAAGAACTTCGGCCCGATGTTCTCACCGGTACTGGCCGACGACGCCAAGGCATTCTTCAAGGACCGCGTGATGGGCAAGTTCAAGCACCTCGACGGTCAGCTTGCCGGCCACGACTACCTGATGGGCAAGCAGTTCACCGTCGCCGACTGCTATCTGTTCACCATGCTGTCCTGGGCCGACCGGATGAAGTTCGACCTCTCGGGCCTGCCGAACCTGCTCGCCTACAAGGCCCGCGTCGCCGCGCGCCCGGCGGTGCAGGAAGCCCTCACCAAGGAAGGTCTGATGAAGGCGGCAGCATAA
- a CDS encoding carboxylesterase/lipase family protein — MTDKGVVRGAIRNGVREFKGIPYAKPPVGELRWSIPEPATAWSGTLDATKYKSSCPQAERYGIPESSDNEDCLHLNVTVPNSKTWRGRKRAVIVWIHGGAFVGGSSALYPLDTLAKSGDVIVVSMNYRLGVFGFTAHPAFEAGHNGGYGLEDQRAALRWVKQNIAAFGGDPENVTVAGESAGAAGVCMHILAPDETAGLFQKAIVQSAGCATPLPTVEQGSKTGQKIAALVGCGDDAAALTCLRGKPVKELLAAAATVAGSSIVTFLPVTGTKTLPLPGAQALKAGKFVKVPMIMGGTRDELRLYVAYAVQGGQSITKDNYSVLLKDTYGKNADSVVKKYPLRSYSSAPSALGTVWSDFRSDVGINNCIYLETSKLIRKSAPVYAFVFGDRDAPPVTKDPGFEMGAVHSSELPYQFPHFDNTARIAGPDLKPASQKLADRMLAYWTSFAKTGKPRAPRSPAWHPFRADFMVMNLAPRKLGYFNASSAHNCKFWKTLYPEVLTQ; from the coding sequence GTGACTGACAAGGGCGTTGTTCGCGGCGCCATCCGCAATGGCGTGCGCGAGTTCAAGGGCATCCCCTACGCCAAGCCGCCGGTCGGCGAGTTGCGATGGAGCATTCCCGAACCGGCGACGGCATGGAGCGGCACGCTGGATGCCACCAAGTACAAGAGCTCCTGTCCGCAGGCCGAGCGCTACGGCATTCCCGAATCGAGCGACAACGAAGACTGCCTCCATCTCAATGTCACGGTACCCAATTCTAAGACCTGGCGTGGCCGCAAGCGCGCGGTGATTGTCTGGATTCATGGCGGCGCATTCGTCGGCGGCTCCAGCGCGCTGTATCCGCTCGACACGCTGGCGAAGTCCGGCGACGTCATCGTGGTGTCGATGAATTACCGGCTCGGGGTCTTCGGCTTCACCGCGCATCCGGCTTTCGAGGCCGGCCACAATGGCGGATATGGCTTGGAGGACCAGCGCGCGGCGCTGCGCTGGGTGAAGCAGAACATCGCCGCCTTCGGCGGCGATCCGGAAAACGTCACGGTGGCCGGCGAATCAGCGGGCGCGGCCGGCGTGTGCATGCACATCCTGGCGCCGGACGAGACCGCGGGTCTGTTCCAGAAGGCGATCGTCCAGAGCGCCGGCTGCGCCACGCCGCTTCCGACCGTCGAGCAAGGCAGCAAGACCGGGCAGAAGATCGCAGCATTGGTGGGCTGCGGCGATGACGCGGCCGCGCTGACGTGCCTGCGCGGCAAGCCGGTCAAGGAACTGCTTGCCGCCGCTGCGACCGTCGCGGGCTCCAGCATCGTCACCTTCCTGCCCGTGACCGGCACCAAGACCCTGCCGCTACCGGGGGCGCAGGCCCTCAAGGCCGGAAAATTCGTCAAGGTACCGATGATCATGGGCGGCACCCGCGACGAACTCAGGCTTTACGTCGCCTACGCCGTCCAGGGCGGCCAGTCGATCACCAAGGACAATTATTCCGTACTCTTGAAGGATACCTACGGCAAGAATGCCGACAGTGTGGTCAAGAAATATCCGCTGCGCAGCTATTCATCCGCCCCGTCGGCCCTCGGCACGGTCTGGTCCGACTTCCGCTCCGACGTCGGGATCAACAACTGCATCTATCTCGAAACGTCCAAGCTGATCAGGAAGTCGGCTCCCGTCTATGCCTTCGTGTTCGGCGACCGCGACGCGCCGCCGGTCACCAAGGATCCGGGCTTCGAGATGGGGGCGGTCCATTCCTCGGAATTGCCCTATCAGTTCCCGCATTTCGACAACACGGCCAGGATCGCCGGACCGGATTTGAAGCCGGCCTCGCAGAAACTGGCCGACCGGATGCTGGCCTACTGGACCAGCTTTGCAAAAACCGGAAAGCCGAGAGCGCCCCGATCGCCGGCCTGGCATCCGTTCAGGGCCGACTTCATGGTGATGAATCTCGCTCCGAGGAAGCTCGGCTACTTCAACGCCAGCAGCGCCCATAACTGCAAGTTCTGGAAGACGCTCTATCCGGAGGTGCTTACGCAGTGA
- a CDS encoding MarR family winged helix-turn-helix transcriptional regulator, which yields MKRKPSTEATAAWIRLMRVQSRVLDAVEQDLKKAGFPPLAWYDALLELSRAPSGEMRPVELEKQMLIPQYSTSRLIDRLVDEGLAARRECKIDKRGQFVEITEAGRELQKKMWSAYSAAIEKYVGSKLSDTDAAKLCGLLDRLGCSCGEAQALAARDGAPAR from the coding sequence ATGAAACGCAAACCATCGACCGAGGCGACCGCCGCCTGGATCCGCCTGATGCGGGTCCAGAGCCGGGTGCTCGACGCCGTCGAGCAGGATTTGAAGAAGGCCGGCTTCCCGCCGCTGGCCTGGTACGACGCGTTGCTCGAACTGTCGCGCGCGCCGTCGGGCGAGATGCGCCCGGTCGAGCTGGAAAAGCAGATGCTGATACCGCAATACTCGACCTCGCGGCTGATCGACCGGCTGGTGGACGAGGGCCTGGCCGCGCGGCGCGAATGCAAGATCGACAAGCGCGGCCAGTTCGTCGAGATCACCGAGGCCGGGCGCGAACTGCAGAAGAAAATGTGGAGCGCCTATTCGGCCGCGATCGAAAAATACGTCGGCTCGAAATTGTCCGATACGGATGCCGCCAAGCTCTGCGGTCTGCTCGACCGGCTGGGCTGCTCCTGCGGCGAGGCGCAGGCGCTCGCCGCGAGAGACGGCGCGCCCGCCCGATGA
- the tldD gene encoding metalloprotease TldD, giving the protein MTNPPTTSLLDRANLDRDQVRHQVARGLEGADDGEMFLEYSQTEALMFDNGRLKQATYDTSQGFGLRAVKDDAVGYAHSSDVSLPALIRAADAVHAVRGGYSGSFAAAPAHTNVRLYGDENPLDAPGFESKVKLLAEIDAYVRDRDPRVRQVTVSLGATWQVVEILRPDGESYRDIRPLVRVNISVVAGQGDRQESGSKGYGGREGYARFIETKAWREAADGAIREAMVNLESVPAPAGEMDVVLGAGWPGVMLHEAVGHGLEGDFNRKQTSAFAGLMGQQVAAKGVTVVDDGTIASRRGSLTIDDEGTPTSRTVLIEDGILVGYMQDRQNARLMNMKPTGNGRRQGYAHVPMPRMTNTYMLAGDRDPAEIIASVKNGVYAANFGGGQVDITSGKYVFQCTEAYRIENGKVGAPLKGAMLIGNGPTDLHRITMVGNDLALDSGIGTCGKNGQGVPVGVGQPTLRMERITVGGTGR; this is encoded by the coding sequence ATGACCAATCCTCCCACAACCTCCCTGCTCGACCGCGCCAATCTCGACCGCGACCAGGTGCGCCACCAGGTCGCCCGCGGGTTGGAGGGGGCCGACGACGGCGAGATGTTCCTGGAATACAGCCAGACCGAAGCGCTGATGTTCGACAATGGCCGGCTGAAACAGGCCACCTACGACACCTCGCAGGGATTTGGCTTGCGCGCCGTGAAGGACGACGCGGTCGGCTACGCACACTCCTCCGACGTCTCGCTGCCGGCGCTGATCCGCGCCGCGGACGCGGTTCATGCCGTGCGCGGCGGCTATAGCGGCAGTTTCGCCGCCGCCCCGGCCCACACCAATGTGCGGCTCTATGGCGACGAAAATCCGCTGGATGCGCCGGGCTTCGAATCCAAGGTGAAGCTGCTGGCCGAGATCGACGCCTATGTCCGCGACCGGGATCCGCGGGTGCGGCAGGTGACGGTCAGCCTGGGCGCGACCTGGCAGGTGGTGGAAATCCTCCGCCCCGACGGCGAGAGCTATCGCGATATCCGGCCCCTGGTGCGCGTCAATATTTCCGTGGTCGCAGGGCAAGGCGACCGGCAGGAAAGCGGCAGCAAGGGTTATGGCGGCCGCGAGGGCTATGCCCGCTTCATCGAGACCAAGGCCTGGCGCGAGGCCGCCGATGGCGCAATCCGCGAGGCCATGGTCAATCTGGAATCGGTGCCGGCGCCTGCCGGCGAAATGGACGTGGTGCTGGGCGCCGGCTGGCCGGGCGTGATGCTGCATGAAGCGGTCGGCCACGGGCTCGAGGGCGACTTCAACCGCAAGCAGACGTCGGCGTTCGCCGGCCTGATGGGCCAGCAGGTCGCGGCCAAGGGCGTCACCGTGGTCGATGACGGCACCATTGCCTCGCGGCGCGGCTCGCTGACGATCGACGACGAGGGCACGCCGACCAGCCGCACCGTGCTGATCGAGGACGGCATCTTGGTCGGCTACATGCAGGACCGCCAGAACGCCCGGCTGATGAACATGAAGCCGACCGGCAACGGCCGCCGCCAGGGCTATGCCCATGTGCCGATGCCGCGCATGACCAACACCTACATGCTGGCGGGCGATCGCGATCCGGCCGAGATCATCGCCTCCGTCAAGAACGGCGTCTATGCCGCCAATTTCGGCGGCGGCCAGGTCGACATCACCTCGGGCAAATATGTGTTCCAGTGCACCGAGGCCTATCGAATCGAGAACGGCAAGGTCGGCGCGCCCCTGAAGGGTGCGATGCTGATCGGCAACGGGCCGACCGACCTGCATCGCATCACCATGGTCGGCAACGATCTGGCGCTGGATTCCGGAATCGGCACCTGCGGCAAGAACGGCCAGGGCGTGCCGGTCGGCGTCGGCCAGCCGACGCTGCGGATGGAGCGCATCACGGTCGGTGGTACCGGCCGATGA
- a CDS encoding PAN domain-containing protein: MGTGRLLRACMATLALLAAVVATCPAQAQANFDRPGGDYLSSPVPSGDPADCALVCERDRRCRSWSFNYPTDVAGGAVCWLKSNVPARVQDNCCVSGVRGAGVVEPRNDAIETSIDRFGGDYRNFDLKGGDREDACKAACTADNKCRAWTYARPGYVGRAAHCFLKKDIKPPRRKAGFISGVVR; encoded by the coding sequence ATGGGGACAGGTCGCCTGCTCAGGGCGTGTATGGCTACGCTCGCCCTCCTGGCGGCCGTCGTTGCTACGTGTCCGGCGCAAGCGCAGGCCAATTTCGACCGCCCGGGCGGCGATTACCTGAGTTCGCCGGTCCCCTCAGGCGATCCGGCGGATTGTGCCCTGGTCTGCGAGCGCGACCGGCGCTGCCGGTCATGGAGCTTCAACTATCCGACCGATGTCGCCGGCGGCGCGGTGTGCTGGCTGAAGAGCAATGTGCCGGCGCGCGTCCAGGACAATTGCTGTGTTTCCGGCGTGCGCGGCGCCGGCGTGGTCGAGCCGCGCAACGACGCCATCGAAACCTCGATCGACCGGTTCGGCGGCGACTACCGCAATTTCGACCTGAAGGGCGGCGACCGCGAAGACGCCTGCAAGGCGGCCTGCACCGCCGACAACAAGTGCCGGGCCTGGACCTACGCCCGGCCGGGCTATGTCGGCAGGGCCGCGCATTGCTTCCTGAAAAAAGACATCAAGCCGCCGCGGCGCAAGGCCGGATTTATCTCGGGCGTGGTGCGGTAG
- a CDS encoding nucleotidyltransferase family protein, which yields MNEADFLAAALRNPVNTTISDELFRLGLPDAWIVAGCLVQTVWNGLTNRAPDYGISDYDVFYFDPDTSWAAEDAVIRQLQGQFANLGVKVEVRNQARVHLWYPQKHGLPYPALASSTEGIDRFLTRNTKVGVRRTQDGHDIYAPDGFDDIAGMIVRPNPGSNFSKASYEAKAARWKALWPEITVLPADAA from the coding sequence ATGAACGAAGCCGACTTCCTCGCCGCCGCGCTCCGCAATCCGGTCAATACTACGATATCGGATGAACTGTTCCGTCTCGGCCTGCCGGATGCGTGGATCGTCGCCGGATGCCTGGTGCAGACCGTGTGGAACGGACTGACCAACCGCGCGCCCGATTACGGCATCAGCGATTATGACGTCTTCTATTTCGATCCCGACACCTCATGGGCCGCCGAGGACGCCGTGATCCGGCAATTGCAGGGCCAATTCGCAAACCTTGGCGTCAAGGTCGAAGTGCGCAACCAGGCGCGCGTCCATCTCTGGTATCCGCAGAAGCACGGCCTGCCCTACCCGGCGCTGGCGTCTTCGACAGAGGGCATCGACCGTTTCCTGACCCGGAATACGAAGGTGGGAGTCCGCCGCACGCAGGACGGTCACGACATCTATGCGCCCGACGGCTTCGACGACATCGCCGGCATGATCGTGCGGCCGAATCCGGGATCGAATTTTTCGAAGGCCAGCTACGAGGCAAAAGCGGCGCGCTGGAAGGCGCTATGGCCGGAGATCACGGTGCTGCCGGCGGATGCAGCTTAG
- a CDS encoding MmcQ/YjbR family DNA-binding protein yields the protein MTFDDVRKIALVWAEVEDGTSYGSPALKVRNKMLVRLREDGDSLVMPGIPFEERDMLVESQPRIFYFTDHYKDYPMVLLRLSKAKRAMVEPLLRRQWRALASKKAVKDFDTSQKP from the coding sequence ATGACCTTCGACGACGTCAGAAAAATTGCACTAGTGTGGGCGGAGGTCGAAGACGGCACTTCCTACGGTTCGCCTGCCCTCAAGGTTCGCAATAAAATGCTGGTGCGGCTGAGGGAAGACGGCGACAGCCTGGTGATGCCGGGCATCCCGTTTGAAGAGCGCGACATGCTGGTGGAGAGCCAGCCCCGGATTTTTTACTTCACCGACCACTACAAAGACTATCCGATGGTCTTGCTCCGGCTGTCGAAGGCCAAGCGCGCCATGGTCGAGCCGCTGCTGCGCCGGCAATGGCGCGCGCTGGCTTCGAAGAAGGCGGTTAAGGATTTCGATACTAGCCAGAAGCCGTGA
- a CDS encoding 3-hydroxyacyl-CoA dehydrogenase NAD-binding domain-containing protein: MAFKNFKVETDADGIVLVTWDTPGRSMNVLDETSVIELEEIVKQTSADAAVKGVVITSGKEALCAGADLSMLEGMSRQYAEMLKTKGEVAANQMLFDQSRRFSQVYRNIETSGKPWVAAINGLALGGGFELTLACHYRVAAENPKTRLGLPEVKVGLFPGAGGTQRVPRIVSPQDAMQLLLKGEAINLARAKALNLIHAIVPPGDLIKAAKDWIKGGGKAVAPWDEKGFKLPGGPVFSKAGMQMFPAGNAIYRRETYDNYPAARAIMSCVYEGLQLPIDAALRVESRYFTQVLRSNEAAAMIRSLFLSMQELNKGARRPQNVPPTKVKKLAVIGAGFMGASVGYVSARAGIDVVLIDRDQESADKGKGHAKAVIDDLIKKGRAKESDRDAILGRISATADYNVLKDCDLIIEAVFEDRKVKAETYAKAQPLLKSDAIFASNTSTLPINSLAEEFKDQGKFIGIHFFSPVEKMMLVEIIVGKNTGDVALATALDYVRVIGKTPIVVNDSRGFFANRCVLRFTAEGLEMLMEGVPPAMIENTAKMAGMPVGPLSLSDEVALDLVLKIMKATEADLGANAIDQAQKKLLVEMVERQGRFGRKNGKGFYDYPEKGKGQKSLWTELSGLQPKHLDPDTLDVEELKQRFLVVQAVEAARTVEDHVITDMREADVGSILGFGFAPFTGGTLSYIDFMGTKKFVELCHKLEAKYGSRFTPPKLLVEMAAKGETFYGRFPPKKLAEKAA; the protein is encoded by the coding sequence ATGGCCTTCAAGAATTTCAAGGTAGAGACCGACGCCGACGGCATCGTGCTGGTGACGTGGGACACCCCGGGCCGTTCGATGAACGTGCTCGACGAAACCTCGGTCATCGAGCTCGAGGAGATCGTGAAGCAGACCTCGGCCGACGCCGCGGTGAAGGGCGTCGTCATCACTTCGGGCAAGGAAGCGCTGTGCGCCGGCGCCGACCTGTCGATGCTCGAGGGCATGAGCCGGCAATATGCCGAGATGCTCAAGACCAAGGGCGAGGTTGCGGCCAACCAGATGCTGTTCGACCAGAGCCGGCGGTTCTCGCAGGTCTATCGCAATATCGAGACCTCCGGCAAACCATGGGTCGCCGCGATCAACGGGCTGGCGCTCGGCGGCGGTTTCGAACTGACGCTGGCCTGCCACTACCGCGTCGCCGCCGAAAATCCGAAGACCCGGCTCGGCCTGCCCGAGGTGAAGGTCGGCCTGTTCCCCGGCGCCGGCGGCACCCAGCGCGTGCCGCGCATCGTGTCGCCGCAGGATGCGATGCAGCTGCTGCTGAAGGGCGAGGCGATCAATCTCGCCCGGGCCAAGGCGCTGAACCTGATCCACGCCATCGTTCCCCCCGGCGATCTGATCAAGGCGGCCAAGGACTGGATCAAGGGCGGCGGCAAGGCGGTCGCACCCTGGGACGAGAAGGGTTTCAAGCTGCCGGGCGGCCCGGTCTTTTCCAAAGCCGGGATGCAGATGTTCCCGGCCGGCAACGCGATCTACCGCCGCGAGACCTATGACAATTATCCGGCGGCGCGCGCCATCATGAGCTGCGTCTATGAAGGCCTGCAGTTGCCGATCGACGCCGCCTTGCGCGTCGAGTCCCGCTACTTCACCCAGGTCCTGCGCAGCAACGAAGCCGCGGCAATGATCCGCAGCCTGTTCCTGTCGATGCAGGAATTGAACAAGGGCGCGCGGCGTCCGCAGAACGTGCCGCCGACCAAGGTCAAGAAGCTCGCCGTGATCGGCGCCGGCTTCATGGGCGCCAGCGTCGGCTACGTCTCGGCGCGCGCCGGCATCGACGTCGTGCTGATCGACCGCGACCAGGAGAGCGCCGACAAGGGCAAGGGCCACGCCAAGGCCGTGATCGACGACCTGATCAAGAAGGGCCGCGCCAAGGAGAGCGACCGCGACGCCATCCTCGGCCGCATCAGCGCCACCGCCGACTACAATGTGCTGAAGGATTGCGACCTCATCATCGAGGCCGTGTTCGAGGACAGGAAAGTCAAGGCGGAGACCTACGCCAAGGCCCAGCCGCTCTTGAAATCCGACGCGATCTTCGCCTCCAACACCTCGACGCTGCCGATCAATTCGCTGGCGGAAGAGTTCAAGGACCAGGGCAAGTTCATCGGCATTCACTTCTTCTCGCCGGTCGAGAAGATGATGCTGGTGGAAATCATCGTCGGCAAGAACACGGGCGACGTCGCGCTCGCGACCGCGCTGGATTACGTGCGGGTGATCGGCAAGACCCCGATCGTGGTCAACGACAGCAGAGGCTTCTTCGCCAACCGCTGCGTGCTGCGCTTCACCGCCGAGGGCCTGGAAATGCTGATGGAAGGCGTGCCGCCGGCGATGATCGAGAACACCGCCAAGATGGCCGGCATGCCGGTCGGGCCGCTGTCGCTGTCGGACGAAGTGGCGCTCGATCTCGTGCTCAAGATCATGAAGGCGACCGAGGCCGATCTCGGCGCCAACGCCATCGACCAGGCGCAGAAGAAGCTTTTGGTCGAAATGGTCGAGAGGCAGGGCCGCTTCGGCCGCAAGAACGGCAAGGGATTCTATGACTATCCCGAGAAGGGCAAGGGCCAGAAGAGCCTGTGGACCGAGCTTTCCGGTCTGCAGCCGAAGCATCTTGACCCGGATACCCTCGACGTCGAGGAATTGAAGCAGCGTTTCCTGGTGGTGCAGGCGGTGGAAGCCGCGCGCACCGTCGAGGATCACGTCATCACCGACATGCGCGAGGCCGATGTTGGTTCGATCCTCGGCTTCGGCTTCGCGCCGTTCACCGGCGGTACGCTGTCCTATATCGACTTCATGGGCACCAAGAAGTTCGTCGAGCTGTGCCACAAACTGGAAGCCAAATACGGCTCGCGCTTCACCCCGCCGAAACTGCTGGTCGAGATGGCGGCCAAGGGCGAGACCTTCTACGGCCGCTTCCCGCCGAAGAAGCTGGCGGAGAAGGCGGCGTAA
- a CDS encoding invasion associated locus B family protein — MGLSKHRARSAASFGNIFPAAFSGLRAAGLAAAVLLGLTAAAGAQGAVRSVHGDWQIRCDTPPGAQGEQCALIQSVVAEDRSNAGLTVIVLKTADQKSKLMRVVAPLGVLLPSGLGLKLDNVDVGRAGFVRCLPNGCVAEVVMDDKLLGQLRTAKTATFIIFETPEEGIGFPLSLNGIGEGYDKLP; from the coding sequence ATGGGGCTTTCGAAACACAGGGCGAGAAGCGCGGCAAGCTTCGGCAATATATTTCCGGCCGCCTTCAGCGGGCTGCGCGCCGCAGGCCTCGCCGCCGCAGTTCTGCTCGGCCTGACTGCAGCCGCCGGCGCGCAAGGCGCGGTGCGCTCGGTCCATGGCGACTGGCAGATCCGCTGCGACACCCCGCCGGGCGCGCAAGGCGAGCAATGCGCCCTGATCCAGAGCGTGGTGGCGGAAGACCGCTCCAATGCCGGCCTCACCGTGATCGTGCTGAAGACCGCCGACCAGAAGAGCAAGCTGATGCGGGTGGTGGCGCCGCTCGGCGTGCTGTTGCCCTCCGGCCTCGGCCTGAAACTCGACAATGTCGATGTCGGCCGCGCCGGGTTTGTCCGCTGCCTGCCCAACGGCTGCGTCGCCGAAGTGGTGATGGACGACAAGCTGCTCGGCCAGCTCCGCACCGCCAAGACCGCGACCTTCATTATCTTCGAGACCCCGGAAGAGGGGATCGGTTTCCCGCTCAGCTTGAACGGGATCGGCGAGGGCTACGACAAGTTGCCGTGA